In Festucalex cinctus isolate MCC-2025b chromosome 5, RoL_Fcin_1.0, whole genome shotgun sequence, a single genomic region encodes these proteins:
- the dimt1l gene encoding dimethyladenosine transferase isoform X2 — translation MPKVKAEKKSRQHQEVKNQGIMFNTGIGQHILKNPLVVNSIIEKAALRPTDVVLEVGPGTGNMTVKLLEKAKKVVACELDCRLVAELQKRVQCTPMQNKLQILVGDVLKTDLPFFDVCVANLPYQISSPFVFKLLLHRPFFRCAVLMFQREFAMRLVAPPGDKLYCRLSINTQLLARVDHLMKVGKNNFRPPPKVESSVVRIEPKNPPPPVNFQEWDGLVRIAFVRKNKTLSAAFKSTAVEQLLEKNYRIHCSVHNVEVPADFSISKKIESILQEAQFSEKRARSMDIDDFMVLLHALNAAGIHFS, via the exons ATGCCGAAAGTGAAAGCGGAGAAGAAAAGCAGGCAGCATCAAGAGGTTAAAAACCAAG GTATTATGTTCAACACCGGAATCGGTCAGCACATCTTGAAGAACCCTCTTGTTGTTAACAGCATCATCGAGAAG GCCGCGCTCAGGCCAACAGATGTGGTTTTGGAGGTGGGACCTGGAACTGGTAACATGACGGTTAAACTACTAGAAAAAGCGAAGAAG GTGGTGGCGTGCGAGTTGGACTGCCGATTAGTTGCCGAACTGCAGAAACGAGTACAATGCAC ACCCATGCAGAACAAACTTCAGATATTAGTCggagatgttttaaaaacagacCTGCCGTTCTTTGACGTGTGCGTGGCCAATTTACCATACCAg ATTTCATCGCCCTTTGTCTTCAAATTGTTGCTACATCGACCTTTCTTCAG GTGTGCTGTGTTAATGTTCCAAAGAGAGTTCGCCATGCGTCTGGTGGCCCCGCCCGGAGACAAACTCTACTGCAGGCTTTCTATCAACACTCAGCTACTGGCTCGTGTGGACCATCTCATGAAA GTAGGGAAGAATAACTTCCGTCCTCCTCCTAAAGTTGAGTCCAGTGTTGTGAGGATAGAGCCCAAAaatcctcctcctccagttaACTTccag GAGTGGGATGGCTTGGTCCGAATAGCCTTCGTAAGAAAGAACAAAACCCTCAGCGCTGCGTTCAA GTCGACCGCCGTGGAGCAGCTGCTGGAGAAGAACTACAGAATCCACTGCTCTGTACACAACGTG GAAGTGCCAGCAGATTTCAGCATCAGCAAGAAAATAGAAAGCATCTTGCAAGAGGCACAATTTAGTGAAAAGCGAGCCAGGTCCATGGACATTGATGACTTCATGGT ATTGCTTCATGCCTTGAACGCGGCGGGGATCCACTTTTCTTAA
- the dimt1l gene encoding dimethyladenosine transferase isoform X1, producing the protein MPKVKAEKKSRQHQEVKNQGIMFNTGIGQHILKNPLVVNSIIEKAALRPTDVVLEVGPGTGNMTVKLLEKAKKVVACELDCRLVAELQKRVQCTPMQNKLQILVGDVLKTDLPFFDVCVANLPYQISSPFVFKLLLHRPFFRCAVLMFQREFAMRLVAPPGDKLYCRLSINTQLLARVDHLMKVGKNNFRPPPKVESSVVRIEPKNPPPPVNFQQEWDGLVRIAFVRKNKTLSAAFKSTAVEQLLEKNYRIHCSVHNVEVPADFSISKKIESILQEAQFSEKRARSMDIDDFMVLLHALNAAGIHFS; encoded by the exons ATGCCGAAAGTGAAAGCGGAGAAGAAAAGCAGGCAGCATCAAGAGGTTAAAAACCAAG GTATTATGTTCAACACCGGAATCGGTCAGCACATCTTGAAGAACCCTCTTGTTGTTAACAGCATCATCGAGAAG GCCGCGCTCAGGCCAACAGATGTGGTTTTGGAGGTGGGACCTGGAACTGGTAACATGACGGTTAAACTACTAGAAAAAGCGAAGAAG GTGGTGGCGTGCGAGTTGGACTGCCGATTAGTTGCCGAACTGCAGAAACGAGTACAATGCAC ACCCATGCAGAACAAACTTCAGATATTAGTCggagatgttttaaaaacagacCTGCCGTTCTTTGACGTGTGCGTGGCCAATTTACCATACCAg ATTTCATCGCCCTTTGTCTTCAAATTGTTGCTACATCGACCTTTCTTCAG GTGTGCTGTGTTAATGTTCCAAAGAGAGTTCGCCATGCGTCTGGTGGCCCCGCCCGGAGACAAACTCTACTGCAGGCTTTCTATCAACACTCAGCTACTGGCTCGTGTGGACCATCTCATGAAA GTAGGGAAGAATAACTTCCGTCCTCCTCCTAAAGTTGAGTCCAGTGTTGTGAGGATAGAGCCCAAAaatcctcctcctccagttaACTTccag CAGGAGTGGGATGGCTTGGTCCGAATAGCCTTCGTAAGAAAGAACAAAACCCTCAGCGCTGCGTTCAA GTCGACCGCCGTGGAGCAGCTGCTGGAGAAGAACTACAGAATCCACTGCTCTGTACACAACGTG GAAGTGCCAGCAGATTTCAGCATCAGCAAGAAAATAGAAAGCATCTTGCAAGAGGCACAATTTAGTGAAAAGCGAGCCAGGTCCATGGACATTGATGACTTCATGGT ATTGCTTCATGCCTTGAACGCGGCGGGGATCCACTTTTCTTAA
- the cenph gene encoding centromere protein H → MEPSDNTANVNHEEDVYDGCNGQSDTSPDMLKIREQLHNLCFEMEVQLNRGKNRRSCSAAQAEGGLGDNVTELERIKARLFNTTLALHRMQMWHAIAEKLEGNNSEADELKAIIDRCKMLCSLKKNIQQESRDLQDEITNLQKKRLELNRLMHKKMKEIQDLKVKKVYPDTEKYKAVLEKGRKNLEELKKMVIMGQDVFRGVLLACNINWMEDENLRDICMTLEELPISE, encoded by the exons ATGGAGCCATCTGACAATACGGCAAACGTCAACCATGAGGAGGACGTATACGATGGATGCAACGGCCAGTCAGACACCTCACCAGACATGCTAAA AATACGAGAGCAGCTCCATAACCTGTGTTTTGAGATGGAAGTCCAACTTAACAGAG GCAAAAACCGGAGATCGTGCTCTGCGGCTCAAGCAGAGGGAGGATT GGGAGACAATGTCACTGAGCTGGAAAGAATCAAGGCACGGCTTTTTAACACCACATTGGCTTTGCACAG AATGCAGATGTGGCATGCCATTGCAGAAAAGCTGGAAGGAAATAATTCAGAGGCTGA TGAACTGAAAGCCATCATTGATCGCTGCAAGATGCTTtgctctctcaaaaaaaacattcagcag GAATCAAGGGATCTTCAAGATGAAATAACAAACCTCCAGAAAAAAAGGCTTG AGCTGAATCGTCTCATGCATAAGAAAATGAAAGAGATTCAAGACTTGAAGGTGAAGAAGGTGTACCCGGATACAGAAAAGTACAAAGCTGTCTTGGAGAAAGGCCGCAAAAACCTGGAAGAATTGAAAAAGATGGTTATCATGGGGCAGGATGTATTTAGg ggAGTTCTGTTGGCGTGCAACATAAACTGGATGGAGGATGAAAATCTGCGAGACATATGCATGACCCTGGAGGAACTTCCCATCTCCGAGTAA